The stretch of DNA CCTATTTCATTTACCATTATATATTTATGAGCTTCTTCTATAGAAGCATTTATTCCTGTTAATCCAGAGAAATAAAAAACATAATCCACATTACTAAAATCTATATTTTTAAAACTATCTCTTTTACAATTATCTAAAGAATAATAATCAATTCCTAATACAACAGATTTTTGATGAATATCAAATCCAATCACCTTAATCTTTTTTTTATTTAAAAAATATGCAAGATGTCTTCCTATATATCCATTTACTCCAAATATTAAACTTTTTTTCATTAATTTCAATAGTTATCTATTTTATTTCTACCTTCTATTAAATTATTCAAATTACTTCAAAACTAAATAATTTAATTCATAAATATCTAAAAACCTCCTTAAAGCTCAATCTATTATTATATAGAATATTATAATCCTCTACCATCATCAATATTAAAAATAATATAGTAAATTGGGGAATACTTATCATACATAGTTATTCCTTCCTTGGTCTTATATAAAAAATCCTTTTCACTTTTATATTTATATTAAGAATTATATTGTTTTTCATAATATTTCTGATAATCTCCACTAGTTACATTTTCTAACCATTCTTTATTATCTAAAAACCATTGTACTGTTTTTTCTAAACCTTCTTCAAAAGTAACAGAAGGCTCCCATCCTAATTCTTTATTTAACTTTGTTGCATCAATTGCATAACGTCTATCATGACCTGGACGATCTTTCACATAAGTAATCAGTTCCTCGCTAATTCCTTTCTCTTTGCCTAATTTCTCATCCATTATCGAACATAACAACTTGACCAAATCTAAATTTTTCCATTCGTTAAACCCTCCTATATTATAAGTATCTCCTAATTTTCCATTATGAAAAACCTCATCAATAGCCCTTGCATGATCTAGCACATACAACCAATCTCGTGTATAATTTCCATCACCATACACCGGTAAAGGTTTATTATTTTGTATATTATGTATAAATAAAGGTATTAATTTTTCTGGGAAATGATTAGGCCCATAATTATTAGAACAATTGGATATCTTAATAGGAAAACCATATGTATTATGATAAGCTCTAACCATCTGATCTGAAGCTGCTTTTGAAGCTGAATATGGAGATTGTGGATCATAAGGCGTTGTTTCAACAAAATACCCAGTCTCTCCAAGTGAACCATAAACTTCATCAGTCGAAACATGATAAAATAGTTTATTTTCAAAATCATCTTTCCAAATAGCTCTTGCGGCATTCATCAAATTAGCTGTTCCTAAAACATTCGTTTCAATAAAAGCGTTAGGATCAGTTATAGAACGATCTACATGACTCTCTGCAGCTAAATGGATAACTGAATCAAATTGATATTTTTCAAAAAGTTTATTCATTACATCTCGATCTCTTATATCAGCTTTGATAAAGGTATAATTAGTTGCCTTTTCTATATCTCGTATATTTTCTAAATTCCCTGCATAAGTTAAAGCATCCAAATTATAAATTGTATAATTCGGGTATTGGGTTACAAAATGTCGTACCACATGACTTCCTATAAATCCTGCCCCCCCTGTAATTAATATCTTTTTATTCATATCTCTTAAATATATATTTCTAAAACCTTCCCATCACCTTCAAAGATAATTTCTTCTTTATAAATGGCAGGGAATAAAATAGTTTCTCCTTTTCTTAATATAATATTTCCATTTAGTTTAATATCCCCTTCTACAATCATATAAATTATAAAACTATCAATATCCAACAAGTTTCTTATAAGTCCATTTTGGGCTACATCAAATTTATTTACTATAAAATACTCACTATCAACTAAATTAGACTCTTTTTTAATAATTTTACAATTATTTGTTTGCTCATATTTCAAAGCATCTAATGCAAGATCTGTATGCAGTTCTCGTTCATTTCCATCTACATCTTTACGATTCCAATCATAAACTCTATAAGTTAAATCAGAAGTTTGTTGTATTTCAGCAATCATAACTCCTTTTCCTATTGCATGAATTAAACCTGCTTCAACAAAAAAAGAATCACCTTTTTTTACTTTTTCATAATTTAAGTATTTTTCAATACTCCCTTCATTTAAAATCTCTTGATATCGTTCTTTTGAAAGATTCTGGTTAAATCCTAAAATCAAATTTGCATTATCTTCTACATCCATTACATACCACATTTCTGTCTTTCCAAAAGAATTATAACGTTTTCTAGCTAATTCATCATTAGGATGAACTTGAATAGAAAGATCATCTGCTGCATCAATAAATTTAATTAACAAGGGAAACTGATTCCCAAATCTTTTATAATTTTTATTTCCTAAAAAACACTCTTTATATTTTTCTAATAATTCTTGTAAAGTTTTTCCTTTCAAAATTCCATTAGATACTATAGAAACATCATTTTCTATAGTAGAAATCTCCCAACTTTCTCCTATTTTTGTTTGACTAAAATCTTTATAAAATATTTCTTTCAGTTTATTACCTCCCCAAATTCTTATTTTAGGAATAGGAATAAATCTCATCGGATATATTAACTCTTTCATAAAGTTCTTAATAAATTGTTTTATACAGATTTCTTAATAAAATAACGCAAGATATATAGCCCTGTAATCAAGATTAATACTATTCCAAAACCAATTAAAATAAACTGAACAAACGTCCATACCAAACTAGATTTTTCAGGCTTCAAATGACTTAAGTCATCAGAAAATCGAGTCTCACCAGTAAACGACAAATCAGATAACACTTGTAGAGTCTCAGTCTGTCTATCAATTTTTCTTTCTACAGCAGAAAGTTCATTAGATAATGATTGATACGCATTAAAAACATCAGCTTCTGAAGTATTTTCAACTAATATACTCCCTGAAGGTGTATTATTAGTAGACTCTAAGTCTTTTTGTATGGTTTTATTAATATTATTTAAATTATCTTCAATACGTTTTTTTTCCGCATTTAAAATTTCCAGTTCTTCTTTTTGTCTTTTTATAATCAAAGAAGAATTTTCTACTGCTGCTATAATTTGACTTTGTACTTTCTTCGTATCAATTTCTTTATCCGAATAAATCGAAATTATATGTTCATTGTATTCAAAATCTTTTATAGAAGCTATATAATCTTCTATTTTAATCTTTTCTAAAACATCTTTGTTATCTACCCCTAATTTATTTAATAAAATCTCTGTACTTTCTTTATAATCTTTTACTGGATTAATAATGATAGTATAATCTTCGTCTTTTTTATTTTCATTATAATATTTGATCTTATCATATAAAAACATACGTGAAATACTGTTAGGAGAAACCACCATTTTATAAACTTTTTGAGAAGAAAAGGTAGAATAACTAGCTATACCTAACCCTAACCCTAATAGAGATCCTAACAATAGAAACACAATATTTTTTCTAAAAAATCTAAAAAGAATTACTAATAAAGAGAGAAACCACTCCCATATATTTATCACTCCTTCTCTAATTAAGCGAAACAACTCCCTTAAATCAATTTCATCACTACTTTGGTTATGAGTGTCATTATTTGAAGTACTATTCTCTTTCATACTATGATTTGTATTCATAATTTAATTTGGTAGGCAAATATACAGCTTTTTATTATTATTTAGTTTTCATTTAACATAATATTCACAAAAAAGGATCTCCACAATAATTGTGGAGACCCTTTTAGCGGTCTGGACGGGACTCGAACCCGCGACCCCATGCGTGACAGGCATGTATTCTAACCAACTGAACTACCAAACCTAAATTCTTTAATGTAAGATTCAACTTAGCGGTCTGGACGGGACTCGAACCCGCGACCCCATGCGTGACAGGCATGTATTCTAACCAGCTGAACTACCAAACCTTTTTTATAGTAGTTAAATCTTACTTAAAAAATTTAAAGAACTTTATGCTTTAAAGCGGTTGCAAATATAATACTTATTTGATTTTTCCCAAAAAAGATTTTATTTTTTTTCATTTCTTTTTAGAAAAAATAAAGCTACTTAATTTAAGTAGCTTTAAAAGTTATTATACTAGTGCATTTAATTTTGCTGCTAAAACATCTTTTGTAGCAACTCCTACATGTTTATCTACTACCTCTCCTCCTTTAAAAAATAAAATAGTTGGGATATTACGTACTCCATAAGAAGCTGCAGATTCATTATTGTTATCTACATCTACTTTTGTCACAATAGCTTTCCCATCAAAATCAGCTGCTAGAGCTTCAATTGCCGGAGCAATCATTTTACATGGACCACACCAAGTTGCCCAAAAATCTACTAATACTGGTTTGTCTGATTTTAACACCACTTCTTCAAAAGTTGCATCTGTTACATCTAATGCCATATTCTTACTGTTTATTTATTTTAAAATTATTTCTTTTCAAAAATACGAACTGTTCTTATTAACTCAACAATTATACCATCATATTTAATTATGACATTATATCTTTTTTTAATTCAGTTTATATTGTACACCACTAATTGTATGTAATTGATTTATAAAATGTTTATCAATTGCAACCTTTTCTTTACGAGAAGGAAGATTCATATAAGTTCCTGAACGCTCATCATGAACAATCAGTTTTATTTGCCCCTCACCTTCGCTATTTTTAATTAATTCTGTCAGTTCTAGCGCCATTGTGTCAGTTAAATCATTAATTTCAATAATTAATGAAATTGATTTTGCGTAATTTTCCATTACATCCTGTAATAATTGAATTGATTTTATATTAGTATAAAAACCATCTCCATTTCTTTTAGGTGTAACTGTTACTTTAAAATGTAAAAACTTTTCTAAGACTAAAAAATGGCGCATTCGTAAATATTCTTCACCAAAAAGCATAAAATCTTTACTTCCTTTATAATCTTCTATTGTTAAAATAGCAAAATCTTTTCCTGTTCTTGCTGAGGTTCGATGTTGCACATCCGTCACAATACCTGCAAAAGTCATTTCTTTACCAACTAACATTGCTTCATTCCCATCTAACTGATCTAATGTCATATTAGTAAAATGCTCAATTTCATGCTTATAATCATCTAATGGATGTGAAGTAATATAAATTCCAACTACTTCCTTTTCTTTACTCAATCGAAGCATGGTAGGCCAATCATCACATTTAGGAATTACAGGTTCAGCAATAGAATCATCTAAAGCTTCTCCAAATAAGGAAGACTGTGCCATCAATTTACTTTCCTGATATTTTTGTCCAAACTTGATAATTTTTTCTAATGTAGTTGTTTCCTTTTCAATATGGAAAAACTGTGCTCTAGTAATATTACCAAACCCTTCAAAAGCTCCTGCATAAGCTAGATTCTCAAATGCTCTTTTATTCGCAGCACGTAAATCAATCCTCTTTACAGCATCTACTACAGAGTTATACAAACCATTTTCTTTCCGTTCTTTTACAATAGCCGCTACAGCACCTTCACCTACTCCTTTTACAGCACCCATTCCAAAACGAATAGCTCCACGATCATTTACAGTAAATCGATAATTACTTTCATTAATATCCGGACCTAAAACTTCAATACCCATTCGTTTACATTCTTCCATAAAAAAGGTAACCGATTTAATATCATTCATATTATTAGATAGTACAGAGGCCATATATTCTGATGGGTAATGTGCTTTAAAATAAGCTGTTTGATACGCAATCCATGCATAACATGTTGAATGTGATTTATTAAAGGCATAAGAGGCAAATGCTTCCCAATCTTTCCAAATTTTATTTAACGTTTTCTCATCATGACCATTAGCTTTTCCTCCATTTACAAACTTAGGTTTCAATTCTTCTAGTAAAGAAAGTATTTTCTTTCCCATCGCTTTACGTAACACGTCAGCTTCACCTTTTGTAAAATTAGCTAACTTCTGAGAAAGAAGCATTACTTGCTCCTGATAAACCGTAATACCATACGTTTCTTCTAAATACTCTTTACTCGCTTCTAAATCATATACAATTTCTTCATCTCCATGTTTACGCTTAATAAAACTCGGAATATATTCTATAGGACCTGGACGATACAAAGCATTCATGGCAATTAAATCTGCAAAAACAGAAGGTTTTAACTCCCTCATATACTTTTGCATTCCAGCGGATTCATACTGAAATATTCCTACGGTTTCTCCTCGCTGGAATAATTCATAGGTTTTTTCATCATCTATCGGAATCTCATCTGGAATAATTTCTATTCCATGACGTTCTTTTACAAACTGTACAGCATCTTTAATTAACGTCAATGTTTTTAATCCCAAAAAATCCATTTTCAATAAACCAGCACTTTCGACCACTGAGTTATCAAATTGGGTTACATATAAATCAGAATCCTTTGCACGAGCAACAGGGACAAATTTTGTAATATCATCAGGTGTAATAATAACTCCACAAGCATGAATTCCTGTATTTCGAAGTGACCCTTCTAATACTCGAGCCTGATTAACGGTTTCTACTTCTAATGAACTCCCCTGGCCTTTTGATATATTAATTAATTCATTTGCATTTTGTAATAGATCAGGACTTGTTTTTAGTTTAGTTTCTAGTTCTTCTTTACTAAAGCCAAATAGTTTTTTTAACTTCATATCAGGAACTAACTTTGCTAAACGATCTGCACTTCCTAAATCCAAATCTAGCGCACGAGCTGTATCACGGATAGCGGATTTAGCTGCCATAGTTCCATAAGTAATAATTTGAGCTACTTGACTTGCTCCATACTTATCAATTACATAATCAATTACTTTTTGACGTCCTTCATCATCAAAATCAATATCGATATCAGGCATGGATACACGGTCTGGATTTAAAAACCGCTCAAATAATAAATCATATTGAATAGGGTCTAAGTTGGTTATCCATAAACAATAGGCTACAGCTGATCCTGCAGCAGACCCACGACCTGGCCCAACAGAAACACCCATTTTACGAGCTTCTCGAATAAAATCTTCTACAATTAAAAAGTATCCTGGATATCCTGTTTTTTCAATTACTTCTAGTTCAAAATCCAATCGCTCGCGAATTTCTTCAGTAATTTCACTATAGCGAATTTTAGCTCCTTCATACGTTAGATGTCTTAAAAAAGCATTTTCTCCTCTTTTCCCTCCATCTAGCTGGTCTTCTTTTGAGATGAATTCTTCTGGAATATCAAATGCTGGTAATAAAACATCTCGAGCTAAAATAAAGGGTTCTATTTTATCTACAATTTCTTGAATATTCAAAATCGCTTCAGGTAAATCTTTGAACAAATCCTTCATTTGATCTTGAGATTTAAAATAATATTCCTGATTAGGCAATCCATAACGATATCCTCGACCTCGACCAATAGGAGTATCTTTTTTTTCTCCATCTTTTACACACAACAAAATATCGTGCGCTTCTGCATCCTTTTTATCTAAATAATATGTATTATTCGTCGCTATTAATTTAACATTGTGTTCTTTAGAAAAACGCAATAGCGTTTCATTCGCACGTTTCTCATCGTCTTGATTATGACGCATGATTTCAATGTACAAATCTTCCCCAAATTGTTCTTTCCACCAAAGCAATGCTTCTTCAGCTTGTTTTTCTCCTACATTTAAAATTTTACTAGGTATCTCTCCATATAAATTACCTGTTAAAACTATAATATCTTCTTTATATTGTTCAATTATTTTACGATCAATTCGAGGCACATAATAGAAACCTTCTACATAAGCAATAGATGACATTTTAGCCAAATTATGATAGCCATTCTTATTTTTAGCTAACATAACCACCTGATAACCATTATCTTTTTTAGTTTTATCTAAATGATTCTCACATACAAAGAATTCACATCCTACAATAGGTTTTATAGTTTGTTCATTAAATGCCTCACCATTTTCCTCTGCTTGTTTTTTCTTTTCTAAAACCTTTTTATTATGACCTGAGACTGCCTTTACAAAGTGAAAAGCTGCCATCATATTTCCGGTATCCGTCATGGCTACGGCAGGCATTTTTTCTTCTACAGCTTTGTCTACAATCGCTCCAATTTGAATAGTAGATTGTAATATAGAAAATTGTGTATGATTATGTAAATGAGCAAATTGAGACTCTTTTAACCGTGCAATATTATCTTTTAAATCTTCCTTAGAAATATCAGAATCAGAAGAAGTAGCTAATTTCGCACTCTCTTTCTTTAGATTTAAGTGTTTTAAACCAACTGTATTAAATTCTTCTGTATTTCTCTGACGGAATTCTACTAAATATTGCGGTCCATTTTGTAATTCTTCAGGAGCATAAACTTCTGTTACGCGCATCAATTCGAAAAAACAACGTGTTGTTGCTTCCACATCGGCTGTAGCGTTATGTGCTTCTGAAAAAGGTTTATGAAACAAATGTTGATGTAATTCTGTTAGAGTAGGTAACTTATAACGACCTCCTCGCCCTCCAGGTATTTTACATAAGTTGGCTGTATCTTCATTACAAGTATCTAAAACAGGAAGGCTTGTCATGGAAGTTTCTGTATTCATTCTAAAATACTCACACCCCATTACATTGACATCAAAGCCAACATTTTGTCCTACTACAAATTTAGAACGGGCTAAAGCATCATTAAATTCTTTCAAAACCTTTTCTAAATCAACACCTTGTTCTTGTGCCAGAGCCGTTGAGATACCATGAATTTGCTCTGAATCGTAAGGGATATCAAAACCATCTGGTTTAATTAAAAAATCTTTATGTTCAATTAATTGTCCCCATTCATCATGTAATTGCCATGCAATTTGAATCGCACGAGGCCAATTATCGGTATCCGTTATTGGTGCATTAAAATCTTTTGGTAATCCTGTTGTTTCAGTATCGAAAATTAAATACATTTCGCCTTTCCTCCTTTTGTTTTTTTATATCAAAATGAAGGGTAAAGATACGGATTTTCAATGATGATTTAAATATTATAAATTATAAGTTATAAACACTTTTTTCAAATCGTATATTAGCTCATTTTTTCTATTTTTATAAAAAATATTTTATGAAAAAGGCATATTGTGCTATTAGTTATTCTAACAGAAAAAATTTTAATCAAGAAATTGAAGTATTAACTCATTTACTTTCTGAATTAGAAATAAACCTTTTTGTATTTGTAGATCATTATAATTTCGCATTTAACCAAGAACAAGAAATGATGAAAACAGCTTTCAAAGAGATTGATTCTTGTGATTTTCTTATTGCTGAATTGACAACCAAATCAATTGGTGTAGGCATAGAAATAGGTTATGCTTATGCTACCCAAAAACCCATCATCTATTTAAAAAAAGATCATGCTGAATACTCAACTACAGCCTCTGGATGCTCTCAACATATAATTGAATATCAAAGTACTAATGATTTAATAAATAAAATTAAAACATTATTTTCTTTACCCCAATCTAATTTATTTCTTAAAAAATAGGCTCATTTATTTTTAATATGATCAATATCATAACACTAGTTCATAAAAAAAACAACATTTGTATCTTTAATCAAAATAAAGCATTATGAGTATTTTATTTACATTTTATTTTCTAACCTTTTTCACCATTTATAAAAAGAAAAAAACATTATCTTATTTATTTTTCACAATTAGTACTTTAATAAGTATTGGAATGTTTTTTTATCACACCACTTCTTCTTTAAATTTAAATTTTTAATATTATGAAAGAAAAAGTATTATCGATATTTAATAGTTGTGCTATTTTAATCGTTTGTTCTATTTTAATGGGGGCCTTTTATTTTCAATTTGGATTACATGAAGACCCATGCCCTCTATGTTTATTACAACGTATGGGAATGATTGGTGTTATTTTAGGGTTAGCCATGAACATCCAATTTGGTTTCAGTTCCAAACATTTTGGAATTGTTATTATAGCAGCCTTAGTCGGCTTAACTTTCTCTACCCGACAAGTGCTATTACATATTTGCCCTTCTCCCGATGAACCCGGAGGCTATGGCTCACCTATTATGGGAATGTATTTATATTCTTGGGGTGTTTTAATCTTCTTAGCTAGTATCTTGGGCTCAGCTATTTTTTTATTTTTTATTGATACTCAAAAAAGTGAAACACAAAAAAAAGTTTTTCCTTTTGAAAAAATCGTCTTTTTTATTGCTGCAACTATTACGTTTGTTAACATTATCGCTACCTATTTTGAGTGTTTTCTAGGACCTTGCTGTGAAAATGGACCTTGTCCTTAAAACACACTCATCATACTATCTGTTTTCAATAAATTATTCCTTACTTTTGCAGCATGAAATTACATAAAAATTTGTGTCAAGCTGTTGTTGATGCATTAGAAGAAATATTTTTCGAAGATCGCTACGCTGATAAAGTAGTTCAATATACATTAAAAAAAGACAAACGCTGGGGAAGCAAAGATCGTGCTTTTATAGCTGAAAACATATATGATATTGTACGTTGGAAACGTTGGATTATGTCAGTTTCAGACATTGCGTTAGAACGTAAAAATTTATGGCGTTTTTTAGGAACTTGGCTGGTTTTAAATGAAGTTCGATTACCTTATGATTGGAAAGAATTTAATCAAATCGATTTTAAAAAAATTCAACAAAAGTCAAAACGCTTATTATCGAATCGAAAAGTTCGAGAATCTATTCCTGATTGGTTAGATGAAATGGGAGTTCAAGAACTAGGTGTTAAAATATGGGAAAAGGAATTACATGCTCAAAACGAAAAAGCAGAAATTGTCTTACGAGCCAATCGTTTAAAAGGAAGCGTTCGTCAATTACAACGTGAATTAAAACAAATTGATTTACAAACAGAATTTATTGAGGGTTATGATGATGCACTACAATTAGAACGAAGACGAAATGTTTTTGTTACAGAAGCTTTCAAAAAAGGACTATTTGAAGTTCAAGATGCTTCATCTCAATTGGTTGCTCCTTTTTTAGATTTAGAGCCTGGAATGCGTGTTATTGACACTTGTGCTGGAGCTGGTGGAAAAACCTTACACATTGCTTCTTTAATGAAAAACAAAGGAAAAATCATTGCAATGGACATTCATGAATGGAAATTGGGCGAACTTAAAAAGCGTGCTAAGCGTAATGGAGCTAACAATATTGAAACAAAAGTTATTGATTCTAATAAAGTTATCAAACGTTTAAAGGAAACTGCAGATCGTGTCTTAATTGATGCTCCTTGTTCAGGAATTGGGGTTTTAAAACGTAACCCTGATACTAAATGGAAACTTCAACCTGAATTTATAGATCGTATTAAAAAAACTCAAGAAGATATTTTAGAGTCTTATTCTAGATTAGTAAAACCAACAGGTAAACTGGTTTATGCTACGTGTTCTATTTTCCCTTCTGAAAATGAAAAGCAAATAGAAAAATTTTTAGAAAAGCATCCTGAATTTCAATTAGAAGATGAAAGAAAGATTTTAGCCTACGAAACAGGTTATGATGGTTTTTACATGGCTCGTCTTAAGCGGGTTGACAGTTAATAGTTGTTGGTTCATAGTTGGTAGAATGAGTTATAGGTTTCGAATTATGAGCTAAATCTAATAATATACCACTGTAAGTAAGAGAGTTATTAAAAACACATACAACTCGCAACTTCTAACTCACAACCCAAAACTATTAAAGTGTTTTTATATAACTTCGTCGTGTTTTGTTTTGAACAGGATCATATGCACTCCAGAGTGCCTGAACATTTTTATTATCTTCTAACTCAGGGTTGGTTTCCATAAATTTGATACCATATTTTTCAAATGTTTTCCCCATTTCATTAAATAATATAGCTGTTACACCTTTACTTTGATGTTCTGGTTTTACACCTACTAAATAAAATGCTACTTTATCATTT from Flavobacteriaceae bacterium UJ101 encodes:
- the manA|MPI gene encoding mannose-6-phosphate isomerase (Seems to be involved in the degradation of glucomannan; Belongs to the mannose-6-phosphate isomerase type 1 family.; KEGG: pbt:ING2E5B_0931 mannose-6-phosphate isomerase) codes for the protein MKELIYPMRFIPIPKIRIWGGNKLKEIFYKDFSQTKIGESWEISTIENDVSIVSNGILKGKTLQELLEKYKECFLGNKNYKRFGNQFPLLIKFIDAADDLSIQVHPNDELARKRYNSFGKTEMWYVMDVEDNANLILGFNQNLSKERYQEILNEGSIEKYLNYEKVKKGDSFFVEAGLIHAIGKGVMIAEIQQTSDLTYRVYDWNRKDVDGNERELHTDLALDALKYEQTNNCKIIKKESNLVDSEYFIVNKFDVAQNGLIRNLLDIDSFIIYMIVEGDIKLNGNIILRKGETILFPAIYKEEIIFEGDGKVLEIYI
- the rsmB|sun gene encoding 16S rRNA (cytosine(967)-C(5))-methyltransferase (Specifically methylates the cytosine at position 967 (m5C967) of 16S rRNA; Belongs to the class I-like SAM-binding methyltransferase superfamily. RsmB/NOP family.; KEGG: lan:Lacal_1975 16S rRNA (cytosine967-C5)-methyltransferase) produces the protein MKLHKNLCQAVVDALEEIFFEDRYADKVVQYTLKKDKRWGSKDRAFIAENIYDIVRWKRWIMSVSDIALERKNLWRFLGTWLVLNEVRLPYDWKEFNQIDFKKIQQKSKRLLSNRKVRESIPDWLDEMGVQELGVKIWEKELHAQNEKAEIVLRANRLKGSVRQLQRELKQIDLQTEFIEGYDDALQLERRRNVFVTEAFKKGLFEVQDASSQLVAPFLDLEPGMRVIDTCAGAGGKTLHIASLMKNKGKIIAMDIHEWKLGELKKRAKRNGANNIETKVIDSNKVIKRLKETADRVLIDAPCSGIGVLKRNPDTKWKLQPEFIDRIKKTQEDILESYSRLVKPTGKLVYATCSIFPSENEKQIEKFLEKHPEFQLEDERKILAYETGYDGFYMARLKRVDS
- the DPO3A1|dnaE gene encoding DNA-directed DNA polymerase (DNA polymerase III is a complex, multichain enzyme responsible for most of the replicative synthesis in bacteria. This DNA polymerase also exhibits 3' to 5' exonuclease activity. The alpha chain is the DNA polymerase (By similarity); Belongs to the DNA polymerase type-C family. DnaE subfamily.; KEGG: phe:Phep_0866 DNA polymerase III subunit alpha): MYLIFDTETTGLPKDFNAPITDTDNWPRAIQIAWQLHDEWGQLIEHKDFLIKPDGFDIPYDSEQIHGISTALAQEQGVDLEKVLKEFNDALARSKFVVGQNVGFDVNVMGCEYFRMNTETSMTSLPVLDTCNEDTANLCKIPGGRGGRYKLPTLTELHQHLFHKPFSEAHNATADVEATTRCFFELMRVTEVYAPEELQNGPQYLVEFRQRNTEEFNTVGLKHLNLKKESAKLATSSDSDISKEDLKDNIARLKESQFAHLHNHTQFSILQSTIQIGAIVDKAVEEKMPAVAMTDTGNMMAAFHFVKAVSGHNKKVLEKKKQAEENGEAFNEQTIKPIVGCEFFVCENHLDKTKKDNGYQVVMLAKNKNGYHNLAKMSSIAYVEGFYYVPRIDRKIIEQYKEDIIVLTGNLYGEIPSKILNVGEKQAEEALLWWKEQFGEDLYIEIMRHNQDDEKRANETLLRFSKEHNVKLIATNNTYYLDKKDAEAHDILLCVKDGEKKDTPIGRGRGYRYGLPNQEYYFKSQDQMKDLFKDLPEAILNIQEIVDKIEPFILARDVLLPAFDIPEEFISKEDQLDGGKRGENAFLRHLTYEGAKIRYSEITEEIRERLDFELEVIEKTGYPGYFLIVEDFIREARKMGVSVGPGRGSAAGSAVAYCLWITNLDPIQYDLLFERFLNPDRVSMPDIDIDFDDEGRQKVIDYVIDKYGASQVAQIITYGTMAAKSAIRDTARALDLDLGSADRLAKLVPDMKLKKLFGFSKEELETKLKTSPDLLQNANELINISKGQGSSLEVETVNQARVLEGSLRNTGIHACGVIITPDDITKFVPVARAKDSDLYVTQFDNSVVESAGLLKMDFLGLKTLTLIKDAVQFVKERHGIEIIPDEIPIDDEKTYELFQRGETVGIFQYESAGMQKYMRELKPSVFADLIAMNALYRPGPIEYIPSFIKRKHGDEEIVYDLEASKEYLEETYGITVYQEQVMLLSQKLANFTKGEADVLRKAMGKKILSLLEELKPKFVNGGKANGHDEKTLNKIWKDWEAFASYAFNKSHSTCYAWIAYQTAYFKAHYPSEYMASVLSNNMNDIKSVTFFMEECKRMGIEVLGPDINESNYRFTVNDRGAIRFGMGAVKGVGEGAVAAIVKERKENGLYNSVVDAVKRIDLRAANKRAFENLAYAGAFEGFGNITRAQFFHIEKETTTLEKIIKFGQKYQESKLMAQSSLFGEALDDSIAEPVIPKCDDWPTMLRLSKEKEVVGIYITSHPLDDYKHEIEHFTNMTLDQLDGNEAMLVGKEMTFAGIVTDVQHRTSARTGKDFAILTIEDYKGSKDFMLFGEEYLRMRHFLVLEKFLHFKVTVTPKRNGDGFYTNIKSIQLLQDVMENYAKSISLIIEINDLTDTMALELTELIKNSEGEGQIKLIVHDERSGTYMNLPSRKEKVAIDKHFINQLHTISGVQYKLN
- a CDS encoding bifunctional thioredoxin reductase/thioredoxin (In the N-terminal sectio; belongs to the class-II pyridine nucleotide-disulfide oxidoreductase family; Contains 1 thioredoxin domain.), producing MALDVTDATFEEVVLKSDKPVLVDFWATWCGPCKMIAPAIEALAADFDGKAIVTKVDVDNNNESAASYGVRNIPTILFFKGGEVVDKHVGVATKDVLAAKLNALV
- the rfbB|rffG gene encoding dTDP-glucose 4,6-dehydratase (Catalyzes the dehydration of dTDP-D-glucose to form dTDP-6-deoxy-D-xylo-4-hexulose via a three-step process involving oxidation, dehydration and reduction; Belongs to the NAD(P)-dependent epimerase/dehydratase family. dTDP-glucose dehydratase subfamily.; KEGG: afe:Lferr_0602 dTDP-glucose 4,6-dehydratase), whose product is MNKKILITGGAGFIGSHVVRHFVTQYPNYTIYNLDALTYAGNLENIRDIEKATNYTFIKADIRDRDVMNKLFEKYQFDSVIHLAAESHVDRSITDPNAFIETNVLGTANLMNAARAIWKDDFENKLFYHVSTDEVYGSLGETGYFVETTPYDPQSPYSASKAASDQMVRAYHNTYGFPIKISNCSNNYGPNHFPEKLIPLFIHNIQNNKPLPVYGDGNYTRDWLYVLDHARAIDEVFHNGKLGDTYNIGGFNEWKNLDLVKLLCSIMDEKLGKEKGISEELITYVKDRPGHDRRYAIDATKLNKELGWEPSVTFEEGLEKTVQWFLDNKEWLENVTSGDYQKYYEKQYNS